Proteins found in one Crassostrea angulata isolate pt1a10 chromosome 3, ASM2561291v2, whole genome shotgun sequence genomic segment:
- the LOC128177310 gene encoding arpin-like translates to MSRIYDNKPLHNLPVINVDIPGKWEPNQYSSGDGVILEGNIKGRSRFSVTDKSHSKFRYYILHTEVQRAHRRKFESNGREIEPNFSETHKVRTGYLNSSYKVEPKGQTDKLSTDQVKDIVCHDDLTKITSPRLPEECTGCLSLWLQENEMEKMELEEGEMIRVKTSGNGPFICSITKMDAEAKTKGNYAGGENVGGSWTDKIMGMKSSQPADTSQAEGVDEDEWDD, encoded by the exons ATGAGTAGAATATATGACAACAAACCATTGCACAACTTGCCGGTGATAAATGTTGACATTCCTGGTAAATGGGAGCCTAATCAATATTCAAG TGGAGATGGAGTCATTCTTGAGGGAAATATCAAAGGAAGGAGTCGATTCAGTGTAACTGACAAATCACATTCAAAG TTCCGCTATTACATACTGCATACAGAGGTACAGAGGGCCCACAGGAGAAAGTTTGAGAGTAATGGCCGTGAAATTGAGCCCAACTTTAGTGAAACCCACAAAGTGAGGACAGGCTACCTCAATTCATCTTACA aggTTGAACCAAAAGGTCAGACTGATAAACTAAGTACAGATCAGGTCAAGGACATAGTATGTCATGATGACCTTACAAAGATTACATCACCCAGGTTACCTGAGGAATGTACAGGCTGTCTATCTCTATGGTTACAGgaaaatgaaatggaaaaaatggAACTGGAAGAAGGTGAAATGATCAGAGTAAAAACATCAGGAAATGGGCCATTTATCT GCAGCATAACAAAAATGGATGCTGAGGCCAAGACAAAAGGAAATTATGCTGGGGGTGAAAATGTGGGAGGCTCATGGACTGATAAAATCATGGGCATGAAATCCTCACAGCCCGCTGACACAAGTCAGGCAGAAGGGGTGGATGAGGATGAGTGG GATGATTAG
- the LOC128177311 gene encoding V-type proton ATPase subunit D-like: MSGAGDRINIFPSRMAMAIMKGRLKGAQKGHSLLKKKADALTMRFRAILKKIIETKVLMGDVMKEASFSLAEAKFTSGDINHMVLQNVNKAQLKVRSKKDNVAGVLLPVFEGYQDGSDSYELTGLSRGGQQIDRLKKNYARAIQLLVELASLQTAFVTLDEVIKITNRRVNAIEHVIIPRIERTLAYITSELDEREREEFYRLKKIQEKKRKIKEETEARLAAFKASNEFKEPASLLAEERDEDLLFN; encoded by the exons GGCTATGGCCATTATGAAGGGAAGACTAAAAGGAGCTCAAAAGGGCCATAGTCTACTGAAGAAAAAAGCTGATGCTCTCACCATGAGGTTTCGagctattttgaaaaagattatagag ACTAAAGTTTTGATGGGAGATGTGATGAAAGAGGCTTCGTTTTCCCTAGCCGAAGCTAAATTCACTTCAGGAGACATTAATCATATGGTTCTACAGAATGTCAACAAAGCACAGCTGAAAGTGCGATCCAAGAAAGACAATGTAGCAG GTGTGTTGTTACCAGTGTTTGAGGGTTATCAAGATGGATCTGACA GTTACGAATTGACGGGTCTCTCCCGAGGAGGACAGCAGATAGACAGATTGAAGAAAAACTATGCACGTGCCATTCAGTTACTGGTGGAGCTGGCCTCTCTACAGACAGCATTTGTTACATTAGACGAAGTGATCAAGATAACAAACCGCAGAGTCAATGCTATTGAACATG TCATCATTCCACGTATTGAAAGAACATTAGCCTATATTACTTCAGAACTTGATGAAAGAGAAAGAGAAGAATTCTATAG GTTAAAGAAAATTCAGGAGAAAAAGAggaaaattaaagaagaaacCGAGGCCAGATTAGCTGCCTTCAAAGCTAGTAATGAGTTTAAGGAACCAGCTAGTCTTCTAGCTGAGGAAAGAGATGAAGACCTTTTGTTTAATTGA